From Pleurocapsa sp. PCC 7319:
GACTGATTTGGATACACTTATTGCCCAATGTTTTAAGCGTAATTATTGTTGCTGCTACTCTATCAGTTGGTAACGCCATTATTACCGAGTCTACTCTCAGTTTTTTAGGCTTAGGATTCCCCCCCGATGTACCTACTTGGGGACGAATGTTATTCGAGGCAAAAGACTATTTAACCTCTGCTCCCCATATGGCAATTTTTCCTGGTCTGGCAATATTTTTAACTGTTTTAAGTATTAACTATATTGGAGATGGACTGAGAGATGCTCTCGATCCTAAGAGTTAAGTTGGAAAAACTAATAAGTAACGAGTAATGAGTAACAAGTGATGAGTAACAAGTAATGACTCACGGTTCGCTTAAATCAAAGATGGCTAGAAAAATAAAACAGCTCAACTGTATGCTGAGAAAGAAGTTGAAAGAATAGAGAGACCAACCCGTCTTGAAAGGAACTAACTCAGAAAGAGCAGATGATCTTCCTCTAATTATTCATTGGCTAAAGCAAATGGAAATAGCATCAATAATTGATCGAGAGCTACCTGTTCCTCATGGGAATCGAAAAGGATTAAGCTACGGTCAATTATCAGTCCTATTTCTAAGTTATGTAGTGAGCCAATCAGACCATCGATTATGTGCCGTAGAACCATGGGTAGAAAAACATCGGCAAACCTTAGAAATAGCAACAGGATGGAACATTGGGGGCAAAGATGCCACAGATGACCGACTAGCTGACTTATTAAGTGTCATCGGTTCATCGGAAAATCAAGGGCGAGAGAAAGTAGCAATTCAATTGGGACAAAGCACAATACGAGCTTATGAATTACCAACGGACAAAGCCAGAAGCGATACCACAAGTTTTAGTGTCTATCATCAGCCCACAAAAGAAACAGAAGGAACTAACTTGCTGAATTTTGGTTATAGTAAAGACCGCCGCCCTGATTTGGTTCAATATCGTCAAATGTTAGCTACTCTCGACCCCATGGGAATGCCTCTATTGGGAGCTACATTATCAGGAAATGGAACAGATGAATCTCATTATCTACCAACATGGCAACAATTGGTGGAGATTATTGGTCACAAAGATTTCTTGTTTCTCGCCGATTCTAAAGGCTCTACTTGGAATAATCGGGGGAAAATTAATCAACAAGGAGGAATTTACTGTTTTCCGCTAGCGATGCATCAGCCTCGTCCCAAACTGTTATCGCAATGGGTGGCTAATCCACCAACAGCAGTGCAAGAAATTTGTCTCAACTCCGAAGCCGAGTCAGAATCTCCCATTGGTAAGGGTTTTGAAGTTCCGTTGGGCAGTCTCTGGTATGAAAAAGAACATCAAAAGTGGCATCGTTGGTCAGAACGATGGTTAGTGGTTTGTTCTTATGCTTTACAACAGCGTCAACTTAAAAGC
This genomic window contains:
- a CDS encoding IS1634 family transposase yields the protein MKGTNSERADDLPLIIHWLKQMEIASIIDRELPVPHGNRKGLSYGQLSVLFLSYVVSQSDHRLCAVEPWVEKHRQTLEIATGWNIGGKDATDDRLADLLSVIGSSENQGREKVAIQLGQSTIRAYELPTDKARSDTTSFSVYHQPTKETEGTNLLNFGYSKDRRPDLVQYRQMLATLDPMGMPLLGATLSGNGTDESHYLPTWQQLVEIIGHKDFLFLADSKGSTWNNRGKINQQGGIYCFPLAMHQPRPKLLSQWVANPPTAVQEICLNSEAESESPIGKGFEVPLGSLWYEKEHQKWHRWSERWLVVCSYALQQRQLKSLSARLSKAELALEKLAKKPPQDEVALQTKVETILKRYRVTGQILTAIEKKIGYQKVYQGAGRGSKNRPSRRVRQTTLSLTYQRCETAITHQQSIAGWRLYVTNANSQRLSLEQAVNSYREQWQPERGFHRFKRGRLPALPIYFQDEERIRGLMFLLTIALTLFTLMEFVVRRQLAVTKQSLPGLYSGNPKRTTFRPTAEQLLAAFGDLTLYLYPDGSTEISSLNSLQRQILNLMKIPESIYILPQLVPD